A portion of the Ostreibacterium oceani genome contains these proteins:
- the dnaK gene encoding molecular chaperone DnaK, whose amino-acid sequence MGKIIGIDLGTTNSCVAVMEGDKARVIENAEGDRTTPSVIAFTEDDEILVGQSAKRQAVTNPHNTVFAIKRLIGRRFSEDEVQKDIGLVPYKIVAADNGDAWVEIKGKKMSPQELSAKTLMKMKKTAEDYLGQTVTEAVITVPAYFNDSQRQATKDAGKIAGLNVLRIINEPTAAALSYGLDKVKGKDAKIAVYDLGGGTFDISIIEIADVDGDAQFEVLATNGDTFLGGEDFDKAIIDYLIDTFKSEQGMNLSNDPLALQRLKEGAEKAKIELSSSQQTDINLPYITADATGPKHLNVKLTRAKYESLVSELITRTLEPCKIALKDAGLSKADITDVILVGGQTRMPKVQEAVETFFGKAPKKDVNPDEAVAVGAAIQGGVLGGDVTDVLLLDVTPLSLGIEVEGGIMNKLIEKNTTIPTKAEQVYSTAADNQTAVTIHVLQGERDVASGNKSLGRFDLTDIPPAPRGTPQIEVTFNIDANGILNVSAKDKGTGKEQSIEIKASSGLSETEIEAMIKDAEANAEKDKAYHELVTVKNTANGMIHSVEKSLSDNADKFDDNEKTTVETAISELKTAVEGDNKDDIEGKLKALEGAFAPVAQKLYADAAAQDEQSNASGQANANSDSADDVVDAEFEEVKDDKADDKADGKAS is encoded by the coding sequence ATGGGAAAAATTATTGGTATTGACTTAGGGACTACAAACTCATGCGTTGCGGTCATGGAAGGCGATAAAGCACGCGTCATCGAAAATGCAGAGGGCGATAGAACCACCCCGTCTGTCATCGCATTTACCGAAGACGACGAAATTTTGGTCGGGCAATCTGCCAAACGACAAGCGGTAACTAACCCGCATAACACCGTATTTGCTATCAAACGTCTCATTGGTAGACGCTTTAGCGAAGATGAGGTGCAAAAAGACATCGGTCTTGTCCCTTACAAAATCGTCGCCGCCGACAACGGCGATGCGTGGGTGGAAATCAAAGGCAAAAAAATGTCACCGCAAGAGCTGTCGGCTAAAACACTCATGAAAATGAAAAAAACGGCAGAAGACTATCTCGGGCAAACCGTGACTGAAGCGGTTATCACCGTCCCTGCTTATTTTAATGATTCACAGCGCCAAGCCACCAAAGATGCGGGTAAAATCGCTGGCTTGAATGTCCTGCGAATTATCAACGAACCAACGGCTGCAGCACTCTCTTATGGACTAGATAAAGTCAAAGGTAAAGACGCAAAAATCGCCGTCTATGACTTGGGTGGTGGTACGTTTGATATTTCTATTATTGAAATTGCCGATGTTGATGGTGACGCGCAATTCGAAGTGCTGGCGACCAACGGGGATACCTTTTTAGGTGGTGAAGACTTTGACAAAGCCATCATCGACTATCTGATTGACACGTTCAAAAGCGAACAAGGCATGAACTTATCAAACGATCCACTCGCACTCCAACGACTGAAAGAAGGCGCTGAAAAAGCAAAAATCGAATTGTCTTCTTCACAGCAAACAGACATTAATCTGCCTTACATTACCGCCGATGCAACCGGCCCCAAGCACCTCAATGTCAAATTAACCCGCGCAAAATATGAATCACTGGTTAGCGAGTTAATTACGCGAACACTTGAGCCTTGTAAAATTGCACTTAAAGACGCCGGCCTAAGCAAAGCAGACATTACCGATGTCATACTTGTCGGTGGTCAAACACGCATGCCCAAAGTCCAAGAAGCAGTCGAAACCTTCTTTGGCAAAGCCCCTAAAAAAGACGTTAACCCAGACGAAGCCGTTGCCGTTGGCGCGGCGATTCAAGGTGGCGTTTTGGGTGGTGATGTCACTGATGTGTTATTGCTTGATGTCACACCGCTATCCTTAGGTATAGAGGTCGAAGGCGGTATCATGAATAAACTCATCGAGAAAAACACCACCATCCCGACCAAAGCCGAACAAGTTTACTCAACGGCTGCTGACAACCAAACGGCGGTAACCATTCATGTCCTGCAAGGGGAACGCGATGTTGCCTCAGGCAATAAATCACTCGGACGCTTTGATTTGACTGACATTCCACCAGCCCCTCGCGGCACGCCACAAATTGAGGTCACGTTTAACATTGATGCCAACGGTATTTTAAACGTCTCCGCCAAAGACAAAGGCACAGGCAAAGAACAATCGATTGAAATCAAAGCCTCTTCAGGACTTAGCGAAACCGAAATCGAAGCCATGATTAAGGATGCCGAGGCCAATGCCGAAAAAGACAAAGCCTATCACGAATTGGTGACGGTCAAAAATACCGCCAATGGTATGATTCACAGCGTAGAAAAATCGCTGAGTGATAACGCTGATAAATTCGACGATAACGAAAAAACAACGGTAGAAACCGCCATTAGTGAGCTAAAAACAGCCGTTGAAGGCGACAACAAAGACGACATTGAAGGCAAGCTAAAAGCGCTAGAAGGTGCCTTTGCACCTGTGGCTCAAAAACTATACGCCGATGCCGCCGCCCAAGACGAGCAGTCTAATGCGAGTGGCCAAGCTAACGCCAATAGCGATAGTGCCGACGATGTGGTTGATGCGGAATTCGAAGAAGTCAAAGACGACAAAGCAGACGACAAAGCAGATGGTAAAGCGAGCTAA
- a CDS encoding response regulator: MIKKDPAIVYALAIQSDLDEALKYIGFELGEMLDTKLSQVQMEMLGKIMRLYQEINSLTALQRANFIAANDEESQLSLVDVDDCFRQLKQHIKTTLAPRHISVNTGALDKIGVTFFPQKIVEQLTHYITQHIYHGNEQDTLTLSMTITNRQKNQCQLVLNLQNANYYSTDYDLQRFFKGECNIFEGADEVQYAKQQFSQQNGVLDYQANQHEGVIFSLTLPCYLFAEAADKYLFFEKNEGAQTAEPNTKLATDAANTAANTFSHDIPEIKVNPSLAELNYTRILIVDDSRVSREALKSVIQSNPRFKIVETNTGREAIDLMLKSDFDIVLTDIYMNDMNGMEFTRQIRFVPRYQDVPVIGLTAATDEDLINEFKRHGGTDLITKPVDEKKIMPLINQYALSYALYDKAKADLHSNANEALQSKLMRLFFKEIEDLLSAIEDGASMEALAEMAHKLVASAEYCGYMLAHRRAKLFERYVLQKAKTKITIQALNDLKIALQLSQKHLLNNFH, encoded by the coding sequence ATGATAAAAAAAGACCCAGCCATAGTTTACGCGTTGGCCATTCAGTCTGATTTGGATGAAGCGCTTAAATATATCGGATTTGAATTAGGCGAAATGCTAGACACTAAACTCAGCCAAGTACAAATGGAAATGCTGGGTAAAATCATGCGGCTTTATCAAGAAATCAATAGCCTCACCGCACTCCAGCGTGCGAACTTTATTGCGGCCAATGACGAAGAAAGCCAGCTAAGCTTGGTTGATGTTGATGACTGTTTTCGACAACTAAAGCAACACATAAAAACCACGCTAGCACCCCGTCATATTTCGGTCAACACAGGCGCGCTTGATAAAATTGGCGTCACTTTCTTTCCGCAAAAAATCGTCGAACAGCTGACCCACTATATCACGCAACATATTTATCATGGCAATGAACAGGACACCTTGACCTTGTCAATGACCATCACTAACCGCCAAAAAAACCAATGCCAACTGGTGCTTAACTTGCAAAATGCTAATTACTATTCAACGGATTACGACTTGCAACGGTTTTTCAAAGGCGAATGCAATATTTTTGAGGGCGCCGACGAAGTGCAATATGCCAAACAGCAATTTTCTCAGCAAAACGGCGTACTGGACTATCAAGCCAACCAGCATGAGGGCGTTATTTTTAGCTTAACCCTACCTTGTTATTTATTCGCCGAAGCGGCAGACAAATATTTATTTTTTGAGAAAAACGAAGGTGCGCAAACGGCCGAACCCAACACCAAACTCGCCACTGACGCAGCCAATACAGCGGCAAATACCTTTTCGCACGACATTCCTGAAATCAAAGTCAATCCATCGCTCGCTGAGCTTAATTATACGCGCATACTTATCGTTGATGATAGCCGCGTTAGCCGCGAAGCGCTAAAATCGGTGATTCAAAGCAACCCTCGCTTTAAAATCGTCGAGACAAACACGGGCCGAGAAGCGATTGATTTAATGCTAAAAAGTGACTTTGATATCGTGCTGACCGATATTTATATGAATGACATGAATGGCATGGAATTCACCCGCCAAATTCGCTTTGTCCCTAGATACCAAGATGTGCCGGTTATTGGGCTGACTGCGGCAACTGACGAAGACCTAATCAATGAATTTAAACGTCATGGCGGCACGGATTTGATTACAAAGCCTGTCGACGAGAAAAAAATCATGCCGCTCATTAACCAATACGCCCTATCGTACGCACTCTATGACAAAGCAAAAGCTGATTTACACTCGAATGCAAACGAAGCATTACAGAGCAAATTAATGCGACTTTTCTTTAAAGAAATAGAAGACTTACTGTCTGCAATCGAAGACGGCGCCAGTATGGAAGCGCTCGCTGAAATGGCGCATAAATTAGTCGCCTCGGCTGAATATTGTGGTTATATGCTTGCGCACCGTCGCGCCAAACTCTTTGAGCGTTATGTCTTGCAAAAAGCCAAGACAAAAATTACCATCCAGGCACTAAACGACTTAAAAATTGCATTGCAGCTCAGTCAAAAACACTTGCTCAATAATTTTCATTAA
- the argH gene encoding argininosuccinate lyase has product MTKKTNQQWGGRFSESMDGLILQFNASVDFDQRLAMQDIAGSRAHATMLAAQGILTPAELSDIDTGLTQIQQSIHDGTFEWSTELEDVHMNIEARLTELIGLAGKKLHTGRSRNDQVATDIRLYLRGAIDTLRMDLGYLMQAIVDLADQETDTIMPGFTHLQSAQPVTFGHHLLAWFEMLKRDASRLTDCRERLNQCPLGAAALAGTSYPINRQQTADLLGFDTVCANSLDAVSDRDFAIEFCSAASILAMHLSRMAEEMIIWNSQQFQFVDLPDRFCTGSSIMPQKKNPDIAELVRGKTGRVYGNLMTLLTLMKSQPLAYNKDNQEDKTPLFDSIDTVSACVQAFAGMIPHIRANRDAMKLAAKNGYATATDLADYLVKKGVAFRDAHEVVGKAVAMAIRENCALDELDLAALQTHSSMIESDVYDILRVEGSVKSRNHVGGTAPEQVSAAVNAAKVFLTEMMAVKR; this is encoded by the coding sequence ATGACTAAAAAAACCAATCAACAGTGGGGCGGACGTTTTAGCGAATCAATGGATGGCTTGATTTTACAGTTCAATGCATCGGTTGACTTTGATCAGCGTTTAGCCATGCAGGATATTGCGGGTTCGCGTGCACATGCAACGATGCTAGCTGCACAGGGGATTTTAACCCCAGCAGAGTTAAGCGATATTGACACAGGACTGACACAAATCCAGCAATCCATCCATGACGGCACGTTTGAGTGGTCAACTGAACTAGAAGACGTGCATATGAATATTGAGGCACGTTTGACTGAGCTGATTGGTTTGGCAGGCAAAAAACTACATACAGGACGCTCAAGAAACGACCAAGTCGCCACCGATATCCGCTTGTACCTACGCGGTGCAATTGACACGCTACGCATGGATTTGGGGTATTTGATGCAAGCCATTGTTGATTTAGCCGACCAAGAGACGGATACGATTATGCCAGGCTTTACCCATTTGCAATCGGCGCAGCCGGTGACATTTGGGCATCACCTGTTGGCTTGGTTTGAAATGCTCAAACGCGATGCCAGTCGCCTAACTGACTGTCGTGAACGGCTAAACCAATGTCCATTGGGTGCTGCTGCACTGGCTGGAACCAGTTATCCCATTAATCGTCAGCAAACAGCCGATTTATTAGGATTTGATACGGTTTGTGCCAATTCATTGGATGCGGTATCTGATCGTGATTTTGCCATTGAGTTTTGCAGTGCTGCCTCGATTTTGGCGATGCACTTATCGCGTATGGCCGAAGAAATGATTATATGGAATTCTCAGCAATTTCAATTTGTTGATTTGCCCGATCGGTTTTGTACTGGGTCGTCGATTATGCCACAGAAAAAAAATCCCGATATTGCCGAGTTGGTGCGTGGCAAAACAGGGCGCGTCTATGGCAATTTAATGACACTATTAACGCTAATGAAATCACAGCCGCTCGCCTATAATAAAGACAACCAAGAAGACAAAACCCCTTTATTTGATAGCATTGATACCGTCAGCGCCTGTGTGCAAGCATTTGCGGGCATGATTCCGCATATTCGTGCCAATCGTGATGCCATGAAGTTGGCGGCGAAAAATGGCTATGCAACGGCGACAGATTTAGCGGACTATCTCGTGAAAAAAGGGGTGGCTTTTCGTGATGCCCATGAGGTCGTTGGTAAAGCAGTGGCAATGGCTATCCGTGAAAATTGCGCATTAGATGAACTAGACTTAGCCGCGTTGCAAACACATTCATCGATGATAGAATCCGATGTCTATGACATTTTGCGTGTTGAAGGATCGGTTAAGTCACGCAATCACGTGGGTGGCACAGCACCTGAGCAAGTCAGCGCGGCAGTCAATGCCGCTAAGGTATTTTTAACGGAGATGATGGCAGTGAAGCGGTAG
- the dnaJ gene encoding molecular chaperone DnaJ, translating into MSKRDLYEVLGVAKSANKDELKKAYRKLAMKYHPDRNPNDKAAEANFKEVKEAYEILSDEQKRQAYDQYGFDAFTGGMGGAGGAGFGNADFGDIFGSVFGDMFGNAGARRGGNRRGSDLLYSLSISLEDAIAGTEQTIKVPTQVACKTCEGSGAKKGSKKKTCTTCHGQGQVRMQQGFFSVQQTCPTCHGSGEIIEDPCDACHGKGRIHENKTLSVKIPAGVDDGDRIRLSGEGEAGENGAPAGDLFVEIAVKPHKIFTRKGNDLYCEMPMSFVTATLGGEIQVPTLTGKGHLKIPAGTQTGKLFKISGKGVKSVRSHSTGDLLVRVIIETPVNLNKEQMRLLEELQDSLQQGGTKHSPKESSWVDTVKGFFDKMTK; encoded by the coding sequence ATGAGTAAACGCGATTTATACGAAGTCCTCGGTGTGGCAAAATCGGCCAATAAAGATGAGTTAAAAAAAGCTTATCGTAAACTGGCAATGAAATATCACCCCGATAGAAACCCCAACGACAAAGCGGCTGAAGCAAATTTCAAAGAGGTCAAAGAAGCCTACGAAATCCTGTCAGATGAACAAAAACGCCAAGCTTATGACCAATATGGTTTTGATGCCTTTACTGGTGGCATGGGAGGCGCAGGCGGTGCAGGCTTTGGCAATGCAGATTTTGGGGATATTTTCGGTAGCGTTTTTGGCGATATGTTTGGTAACGCAGGCGCTAGACGTGGCGGTAATCGACGCGGCAGCGATTTGCTCTATAGCCTCAGCATTTCATTAGAAGACGCCATTGCAGGCACGGAACAGACCATCAAGGTCCCAACGCAAGTCGCTTGTAAAACGTGTGAGGGTAGTGGTGCCAAAAAAGGCAGCAAGAAAAAGACCTGTACAACCTGTCATGGGCAAGGTCAAGTTCGCATGCAACAGGGTTTTTTCTCAGTACAGCAAACCTGCCCCACCTGTCACGGCAGCGGCGAAATCATCGAAGACCCTTGTGATGCTTGTCATGGCAAAGGCCGTATTCATGAAAATAAAACCTTGTCCGTCAAAATTCCAGCAGGCGTCGATGACGGCGACAGAATTCGCCTATCAGGCGAAGGTGAAGCTGGTGAAAACGGCGCACCAGCGGGTGACTTATTCGTAGAAATCGCGGTCAAACCGCACAAAATATTTACACGCAAAGGCAATGATTTATACTGTGAAATGCCGATGTCGTTTGTCACAGCCACTTTGGGTGGAGAAATCCAAGTACCTACCTTGACAGGCAAGGGCCACCTCAAAATCCCGGCGGGCACACAGACAGGCAAGCTATTTAAAATCAGCGGCAAAGGCGTTAAATCCGTGCGCAGCCATAGCACAGGGGATTTACTCGTGCGCGTAATTATTGAAACGCCAGTGAATTTAAACAAAGAACAAATGCGACTGCTAGAAGAATTACAAGACAGTCTGCAACAAGGCGGCACCAAACACTCGCCCAAAGAATCCAGCTGGGTCGATACCGTTAAAGGTTTTTTTGACAAAATGACCAAGTAG
- the grpE gene encoding nucleotide exchange factor GrpE, translating into MTKKTIDNTQASASHINSADPAQHSENEASPENNLNHGDDTTQETNAENPSQSTQEIDQLADDTDNLLELENQISALQQQVDDNLNRYLSARAEADNIQKRAQRDIENAHKYALEKALPDFINIKDALELGTQAAKTATQNTEQAALDKFIEGSEMAIRMFHDSLTKLGVIEVNPQNEAFNPEHHQAMSLVETDEIAPNHIIDVIQKGYLLNERLLRPAMVIVSKKITPTDNAD; encoded by the coding sequence ATGACCAAAAAAACCATCGATAACACGCAGGCAAGCGCCAGCCACATAAACAGCGCTGACCCAGCCCAACATAGCGAAAACGAGGCATCACCTGAGAACAATCTCAATCACGGGGATGACACCACCCAAGAAACAAACGCAGAAAACCCATCACAAAGCACACAAGAAATTGACCAACTTGCTGATGACACTGATAATTTGTTAGAATTAGAAAATCAAATTAGCGCGCTCCAACAACAAGTTGATGACAATTTGAATCGCTATTTAAGCGCGCGCGCAGAGGCCGATAATATTCAAAAACGCGCACAACGTGATATTGAAAATGCGCACAAATATGCATTAGAAAAAGCACTACCTGATTTCATCAATATCAAAGACGCGCTAGAACTCGGCACACAAGCAGCCAAAACAGCAACACAAAATACTGAACAAGCCGCACTCGATAAATTTATCGAAGGCAGCGAAATGGCTATCCGCATGTTTCATGACTCGCTCACTAAGCTAGGTGTAATCGAAGTCAACCCACAAAATGAAGCCTTCAACCCCGAACACCATCAGGCCATGAGCCTAGTCGAAACCGACGAAATCGCACCTAACCATATCATTGATGTCATTCAAAAGGGGTATTTACTAAACGAACGGTTACTGCGCCCTGCGATGGTGATTGTTTCAAAGAAAATAACGCCGACTGACAACGCCGACTGA